A stretch of Fusarium poae strain DAOMC 252244 chromosome 2, whole genome shotgun sequence DNA encodes these proteins:
- a CDS encoding hypothetical protein (SECRETED:SignalP(1-23)): MESPRSLRRLAVALLSFTPTVLAQNKADVISKCLDGAGVRNVIDTDSTWAQEAVMFQKRYKPDPEAIAFPENRDEVASALKCARESKVKANALGPAHSFQGNGFGNPGNLVINMAAFDEVSYDEKSTILTFGGGTHVGPVQKYLWDTAGRHVPHVRGAHVGVTGSSIGGGFGTTSRYLGTPMDNLVEIELMLFDGSIVNVKKGHDLFWASQGAGASFGIILSAKTKTFKPQFDKAINFTLTMGDLTPEAGAKALVAIQEYSLSKDCPDTWAFRWNIMAPPYDGIGYFYGNPASFDSVMAPLVKKLKAISSNTAVKSTVLPWWDLEVAIAGPGMNSPTGGFLGGRSFYTQSLATTTDHPLTVKQAQILFEGTTLAFNRTDMTKFGYMDLWGGVSRSIKDSDTAYAHGKNLWLIRWDANAIGPSYPSDGISYMRASMKPFEDSLVKGGAKLRGFVNYADTELTQTEWSSRLYGGNYERLKQIKARYDPEGLFINHKQSIPLP, encoded by the coding sequence ATGGAATCTCCACGCTCCCTTCGACGCCTCGCTGTCGCCCTCCTTTCTTTCACTCCTACTGTCCTAGCCCAGAACAAGGCTGATGTCATCTCGAAGTGTCTTGACGGGGCCGGCGTTCGAAATGTCATCGACACTGACAGCACCTGGGCACAGGAAGCAGTAATGTTCCAGAAGCGTTACAAGCCTGATCCTGAAGCTATTGCCTTCCCTGAGAACAGAGACGAAGTCGCTTCCGCACTCAAATGTGCTCGCGAATCAAAGGTCAAGGCCAATGCTCTTGGACCTGCGCACTCATTTCAGGGCAATGGCTTTGGAAACCCTGGCAACTTGGTTATTAACATGGCTGCTTTCGACGAGGTCAGCTATGATGAGAAGTCTACCATCCTTACCTTTGGTGGAGGTACCCATGTCGGCCCTGTTCAAAAATACCTCTGGGATACTGCTGGCCGTCACGTTCCGCATGTCCGCGGTGCTCACGTCGGAGTCACAGGCAGTAGTATAGGTGGGGGCTTTGGAACGACATCCAGATACCTGGGAACTCCTATGGATAATCTTGTTGAGATCGAGCTGATGCTCTTTGACGGTTCTATTGTCAATGTGAAGAAGGGCCACGATCTGTTCTGGGCTTCTCAAGGCGCTGGAGCATCGTTTGGTATCATTCTCTccgccaagaccaagactttCAAACCCCAGTTCGACAAGGCTATCAACTTCACCTTGACGATGGGAGATCTAACCCCCGAGGCTGGCGCAAAGGCTCTCGTGGCCATCCAGGAGTACTCTCTTAGCAAGGACTGCCCTGACACGTGGGCTTTCCGATGGAACATCATGGCTCCTCCTTATGATGGCATTGGATACTTCTATGGTAACCCTGCTTCGTTTGACAGCGTCATGGCTCCTCTTGTCAAGAAACTCAAGGCCATCAGCTCCAATACTGCCGTCAAGAGTACTGTTCTTCCCTGGTGGGATCTCGAGGTTGCTATCGCTGGACCGGGAATGAATTCACCCACCGGAGGATTTCTTGGGGGACGATCTTTCTACACTCAATCTCTCGCCACTACCACTGACCACCCTCTCACTGTCAAGCAAGCCCAGATCCTCTTTGAGGGCACCACTCTGGCTTTCAACCGCACCGACATGACAAAGTTCGGATACATGGATCTCTGGGGCGGTGTCTCCCGCTCTATCAAGGATAGCGACACTGCATATGCCCATGGCAAGAATCTTTGGTTGATTCGTTGGGACGCCAATGCCATTGGCCCATCCTACCCTAGTGATGGTATTAGCTACATGAGAGCTTCCATGAAGCCCTTCGAGGACTCACTTGTCAAGGGTGGTGCTAAGCTCCGTGGCTTCGTCAACTATGCTGATACGGAGCTTACCCAAACAGAATGGAGTTCTCGCCTGTACGGCGGCAACTATGAGCGTCTCAAGCAGATCAAGGCTCGATATGATCCTGAGGGTCTGTTTATTAACCACAAGCAGTCAATTCCTCTGCCTTGA
- a CDS encoding hypothetical protein (SECRETED:SignalP(1-22)), producing MKFLNPIAVILSLVSSIAPVGAAEATAIETSHLRGEEVEYKGLTLYISKPHKSLGYKKPGSRTGVLFLTDIYGLKLKENKELADNFAKEGYVTVMPDLFKGSPAPIEETAGFNVTEFLAKYPPSVTDPVVAKAIKYLRQELKVNKVAVSGYCYGGRYVFRELKSKGGADVGFTAHPSLLQTEEIQAVTKPVSIAGAADDNIFPQPRQAETNAILTKIGKPFSSTLYSGTTHGFAIRANLSDPQQAFAKTEAFYQAVRFFEAWD from the exons ATGAAGTTTCTGAACCCAATCGCTGTTATACTCTCACTTGTCTCGTCTATCGCCCCTGTTGGGGCGGCAGAGGCTACAGCTATTGAAACCAGTCATCTGAGGGGGGAGGAGGTCGAATACAAAGGAT TAACTTTATACATCTCGAAGCCGCACAAATCACTTGGCTACAAGAAGCCAGGAAGTAGGACTGGCGTGCTATTTTTGACAGACATTTACGGTCTCAAACTTAAAGAGAACAAAGA ATTAGCCGACAACTTTGCCAAAGAGGGCTACGTCACAGTCATGCCAGATCTCTTCAAAGGTTCACCGGCACCAATTGAGGAGACTGCCGGTTTCAATGTGACAGAGTTCCTCGCCAAGTACCCCCCAAGTGTGACCGATCCAGTCGTCGCCAAAGCAATCAAGTATCTTCGTCAAGAACTCAAAGTCAACAAGGTTGCTGTCAGTGGCTATTGTTATGGCGGAAGATATGTTTTCAGGGAACTTAAAAGCAAGGGTGGAGCAGATGTTGGTTTCACGGCGCATCCTAGTTTATTGCAGACTGAGGAGATTCAGGCTGTTACGAAACCCGTCTCcattgctggtgctg CCGATGATAATATCTTTCCTCAGCCGAGGCAAGCAGAGACAAACGCTATCCTCACAAAGATAGGAAAGCCGTTTTCTTCAACTTTGTACAGTGGAACAACTCATGGATTTGCGATTCGTGCGAATCTTTCAGATCCGCAGCAGGCTTTTGCCAAAACAGAAGCATTCTACCAGGCTGTTCGTTTTTTTGAAGCTTGGGACTAG
- a CDS encoding hypothetical protein (TransMembrane:1 (i175-193o)): MLGMDPLLQIPRFPVVKVAEDENYDHQEALESTVFQGSDTNNSTNSVDSSQIIGAFSGLIQELRGLISSAGVSLPSHAVNNDFSALPQQATPGTVLSSPNDFQQHPRKRRRVDSCGNPNIELASQLSELGSTTTQLPPPELLEEVINAYFILVQPWIPILHETRFRSRFYNHEQLPYLTVLLHAIVVAAIRFVDSGSEKLSEKETEAWISKSRIEYLQLSVEFDDRQQGPLLKPLTSLLPSQNWTQEEERRRVFWSIFNLDRLCSVMTGWNTSLTSDDVRRRLPADGGLWHKEETVLTPYFGIWDRSAGKMGNSIVFLPAHSEAPAETPSTNTTASKSNDTVDMTTVGAFAYCIEATESLSRVTTYFLQQRINFKDRQEVGNWLTRFKELDLRLVHWKMFLPQKWKDSNISRRPTIINMDPNLTLAHITHNTSMILLHQQIAYPAPQWTSIVRMPSAHSAETCQIAAAETATITRKYLKYTPENSPVNSQFAFCVFVSARALLVHWRYYKTVLAHEFWVLVESLDDFAKRWAGPISKDKSKISLAGRYSSQLRALYQKCTENPDHCPDVVGYSTDGFVDQKSTHIPQERELTRYDTHNEESTASRAWQTSFNTRATNTGLPFDPTQTQISNEQLNFLPQISPTNPNMEHNSPDELSAISTVLMDQDFMQLDRVISFDDMMFTAQTIDDQGAAFPVDNWTLG; the protein is encoded by the exons ATGCTGGGAATGGATCCACTATTACAGATACCGAGATTCCCAGTTGTCAAGGTTGCAGAAGACGAAAACTACGAT CATCAAGAGGCTCTCGAAAGTACGGTATTTCAAGGCTCGGACACCAATAATTCAACCAACTCAGTCGATTCGTCACAAATCATCGGAGCATTCTCGGGCCTCATACAAGAACTTCGTGGTTTGATATCCAGTGCTGGCGTTTCGCTACCATCACACGCTGTCAATAACGACTTTTCAGCTCTGCCTCAACAAGCAACACCTGGGACAGTCCTCTCATCCCCAAATGATTTCCAGCAGCATCCtcggaagagaagaagagtcGACAGCTGCGGCAATCCAAACATAGAGTTGGCCAGCCAGCTCAGCGAGCTGGGAAGTACGACAACCCAACTGCCACCACCAGAGTTGCTTGAAGAAGTCATCAACGCATATTTCATCCTGGTTCAGCCATGGATACCCATCCTACATGAGACCCGTTTTAGGAGCCGCTTTTATAACCATGAGCAGTTACCCTACCTCACTGTACTTTTGCATGCCATAGTAGTTGCTGCCATCCGCTTCGTGGACTCCGGTAGTGAGAAGCTGTCTGAGAAGGAGACTGAGGCATGGATATCCAAGTCAAGAA TCGAATATCTTCAGCTCAGTGTCGAGTTTGACGATCGACAACAAGGACCTCTTTTGAAACCATTAACGTCCTTATTGCCATCCCAGAATTGGACACAGGAAGAGGAACGAAGAAGAGTCTTTTGGAGCATATTCAACTTGGATAG GCTATGTTCTGTCATGACTGG ATGGAACACAAGCTTGACATCGGATGACGTTCGCAGAAGACTCCCCGCCGATGGTGGTCTTTGGCACAAGGAAGAGACAGTATTGACGCCCTACTTCGGGATTTGGGATCGATCTGCAGGAAAGATGGGGAATTCGATTGTGTTCCTTCCAGCTCACTCGGAAGCACCAGCAGAAACGCCATCGACCAATACCACGGCATCCAAGAGTAATGACACTGTCGATATGACCACTGTAGGCGCTTTTGCATACTGTATTGAAGCAACTGAGTCTTTGAGCCGGGTTACTACCTACTTTCTCCAGCAAAGGATCAATTTTAAAGATCGCCAAGAGGTCGGGAATTGGCTTACCAGGTTCAAGGAATTGGATCTCCGCCTTGTTCA TTGGAAGATGTTCTTGCCTCAAAAGTGGAAAGACTCCAACATCTCTCGAAGACCAaccatcatcaacatggATCCCAACCTCACACTTGCCCATATCACACATAATACCTCGATGATTTTGTTACATCAACAGATAGCATACCCGGCACCACAATGGACAAGTATTGTCAGAATGCCCAGTGCCCACAGCGCTGAAACATGTCAAATCGCTGCGGCGGAAACAGCAACGATTACACGAAAGTATCTCAAGTACACCCCAGAAAATAGTCCAGTGAACAGCCAATTCGCGTTTTGCGTCTTTGTTAGTGCTCGGGCGCTGCTAG TTCACTGGAGATACTACAAGACAGTGTTGGCTCACGAGTTCTGGGTTTTGGTTGAGagtcttgatgattttgCCAAACGCTGGGCTGGCCCAATATCCAAAGACAAGTCCAAAATCTCGCTCGCTGGGAGATATAGTTCTCAGTTACGTGCTCTTTATCAAAAGTGCACAGAGAATCCAGATCATTGCCCTGACGTGGTTGGTTATTCCACCGACGGCTTCGTTGATCAGAAGTCTACTCACATTCCTCAGGAACGTGAGCTTACTCGATATGACACTCATAACGAGGAGTCGACAGCCTCAAGAGCCTGGCAGACATCATTTAATACGCGAGCGACGAATACTGGACTTCCTTTCGATCCCACCCAGACACAGATTTCAAATGAGCAGCTCAACTTCCTGCCTCAAATATCACCTACAAATCCAAACATGGAGCACAATTCTCCGGACGAGCTATCTGCTATTTCTACTGTTCTCATGGATCAGGACTTTATGCAATTGGATCGGGTGATTAGTTTTGACGACATGATGTTTACAGCACAGACGATTGACGACCAAGGAGCTGCTTTTCCTGTAGATAATTGGACTTTGGGTTAA
- a CDS encoding hypothetical protein (CAZy:GH88), with protein sequence MTISSGVNGHTNGTDPKNGKVSTLNTPPISSTLADLFNDNITAKILYAAESGLINNNPPIAYPEYVPQTGPDTGKYVLREKLFWTCGFFPGSIYSLIERMIKFPQVSPGSSKKQQLLKQLLKVGRAWSDPLHVYARREDTHDMSFMIQPSMRVRWEVLHDFEALQSITTAAQSLYSRYNSNVGAIRSWDILSQDGVDISSMTEDFLVIIDSMCNLDLLYYAAAQTGQTEMAEAATTHAKALIKALFRNETDDSVGRTMYSTFHVVNFDPNNGSIKEKRTGQGYSANSTWARGQAWGILGYSQTYNWTKDPQFLDAAMGLAEYFIFRLLKSPDCVEVPIPGESRTKGRYVPLWDFDAPIDTSAPLRDSSAGIIAANGMLVLSQALAGNKSHDLSERYQSMAIQIAKDTLEFSLARERSKVALKADGTFEVQDLEPNSHFEAILKNATANHNAKDYKRYWDHGLVYADYYTIEFGNRLLKMGLV encoded by the exons ATGACGATTTCTAGTGGTGTCAACGGCCATACTAATGGCACTGACCCGAAGAATGGCAAAGTCTCTACTTTGAACACACCACCCATCTCATCGACTTTGGCTGACCTCTTTAACGACAATATTACTGCCAAAATTCTTTATGCTGCAGAAAGCGGATTAATAAACAAT AACCCACCAATCGCGTATCCCGAGTATGTACCTCAAACTGGGCCAGACACTGGCAAATATGTCCTTCGAGAAAAGCTCTTTTGGACATGCGGTTTCTTCCCAGGTTCCATATACTCTTTGATTGAGCGTATGATCAAGTTTCCACAAGTGTCACCCGGCAGTTCCAAAAAGCAGCAGCTTCTAAAGCAATTACTCAAAGTCGGACGAGCTTGGTCTGACCCGCTTCACGTCTACGCCAGACGAGAAGACACTCACGACATGTCTTTCATGATCCAACCGTCGATGAGAGTACGCTGGGAGGTTCTACATGACTTCGAAGCTCTACAGTCAATCACAACGGCTGCACAATCACTTTACTCCAGATACAATTCCAATGTCGGCGCTATTCGATCTTGGGATATCCTGTCTCAAGACGGTGTCGATATTTCAAGCATGACTGAAGACTTTCTGGTCATCATCGACTCGATGTGCAATCTCGATTTACTGTACTACGCAGCAGCACAGACTGGCCAGACAGAGATGGCTGAAGCAGCGACAACCCACGCCAAAGCCTTGATCAAAGCCCTTTTCCGAAATGAAACCGACGACTCTGTCGGCAGAACTATGTACAGTACCTTTCATGTTGTCAACTTTGACCCCAACAACGGATCTATCAAAGAGAAGAGGACTGGTCAAGGGTACTCCGCAAACTCAACCTGGGCCCGTGGACAAGCCTGGGGCATCCTCGGATACTCGCAGACCTACAATTGGACCAAAGATCCCCAGTTCCTCGATGCAGCCATGGGACTCGCTGAATACTTTATATTCAGACTCCTCAAGTCTCCCGACTGCGTTGAGGTACCTATACCCGGAGAGAGCCGCACCAAGGGCCGCTACGTACCACTGTGGGATTTCGATGCACCCATAGATACCTCTGCTCCGTTGCGAGACTCATCTGCGGGTATCATTGCGGCGAACGGTATGTTGGTACTTTCGCAAGCCCTGGCCGGCAATAAGTCGCATGACCTCAGTGAGAGATATCAATCGATGGCCATTCAGATCGCCAAGGACACGCTTGAATTTTCTTTAGCACGGGAAAGGTCCAAGGTCGCATTGAAGGCTGACGGGACATTTGAAGTTCAGGACCTGGAGCCCAACAGCCATTTTGAAGCTATCCTGAAGAACGCCACAGCCAATCACAATGCGAAGGACTACAAGAGATATTGGGACCATGGGCTCGTGTATGCCGATTATTACACCATTGAATTTGGAAACAGGttgctgaagatgggacTTGTGTAA
- a CDS encoding hypothetical protein (TransMembrane:12 (i443-460o466-483i504-525o545-566i578-598o684-705i1112-1130o1136-1157i1178-1203o1223-1244i1256-1278o1369-1391i)) produces MESSDSIDSTVYDPTPIKETPNNDSEWKMKSDVIGYKERDTASGVPDRELGVTWNNLTVDVIAADAAIHENVISQYNIPKLFKESRQKSPLKTILDNSHGCVKPGEMLLVLGRPGSGCTTLLNMISNKRRGYASVKGDVFYGSMTAGEAQRYRGQIVMNTEEEVFYPALTVGQTMDFATRLKLPFQLPQGVNSHEELRTQTRDFLLKSMGIEHTIDTKVGDAFVRGVSGGERKRVSIIETMATQGSVFCWDNSTRGLDASTALEYTKAIRAMTDVMGLASVVTLYQAGNGIYDLFDKVLVLDEGHQVYYGPLKEAKPFMESMGFICQHGANVADYLTGVTVPTERQVHHDHQGRFPRTAKALRDEYEKSPIYERVRSEYDYPTSDIAKAKTKAFQDGVRQFKDKKLSDSDPMTVGFLAQTKASIIRQYQIVLGDRATFLIKQLSMIVQALIAGSLFYNASGDSSGLFVKSGAVFVALLSNSLVSMSEVTDSFTGRPVLLKHKSFAMYHPAAFCIAQIAADIPIILTQVTTFSVVEYFMVGLTRTAGHFFTFWIILVAITICITALFRAIGAAFSTFDAASKVSGLVITATIMYSGYLIQKPLMHDWFFWIFWIDPLAYAFDALLSNEFHGKIIPCVGNSLVPSGPGFNDGDHQACAGVGGAKPGQTFVTGDDYLASLSYGHDHLWRNFGIIWAWWLLFVVVTIFFTSKWHPAKEDGPSLVIPRENAHITAALRQSDEEGQTKGEKKMTGSQDGGVVSGDDTDASGIADNLVRNTSVFTWKNLTYTVKTPSGDRVLLDNVQGWVKPGMLGALMGASGAGKTTLLDVLAQRKTDGTIRGSIMVDGRPLPVSFQRSAGYCEQLDVHEPYATVREALEFSALLRQSRDTPREEKLRYVDTIIDLLELHDIAHTLIGKVGAGLSVEQRKRVTIGVELVSKPSILIFLDEPTSGLDGQSAFNTIRFLRKLAAVGQAVLVTIHQPSAQLFSQFDSLLLLAKGGKTVYFGDIGDQAKTVSDYFGRYGAPCPKDVNPAEFIIDVVSGHRGKDWNQVWLSSPEHAAVEKELDHIITDAASKPPGTNDDGHEFATSVWEQTKLVTQRMNVSLYRNTDYINNKYALHVFSALFNGFTFWQIGSSVAELQLKLFTIFNFIFVAPGVMAQLQPLFIQRRDIFETREKKSKMYSWVAFVTGLIVSEVPYLVVCAVIYYVCWYYTVGFSDHTSRAGSTFFVMLMYEFIYTGIGQFIAAYAPNEVFASLVNPLVLTILVSFCGVLVPYAGIQVFWRYWLYYINPFNYLMSSMLTFSVWGAEVKCKEKEFARFSPPNGTTCGEYLSEWLTQVPSNLINPDATDECMVCSYTKGEDYLRTLNIKEYSYGWRNAGITAAFVFTSYALVYVLMKLRTKTSKKAE; encoded by the exons ATGGAATCCTCCGATAGCATCGACTCGACGGTCTATGATCCAACACCTATCAAAGAAACCCCCAACAATGACTCCGAATGGAAGATGAAGTCAGATGTCATCGGCTACAAAGAGCGTGACACGGCTTCAGGCGTCCCCGATAGAGAACTCGGCGTAACATGGAACAATCTCACAGTCGATGTCATCGCCGCTGATGCTGCCATTCATGAAAATGTTATCTCTCAGTACAACATTCCGAAGCTCTTTAAAGAATCCCGCCAAAAGTCACCACTCAAGACCATCCTAGACAACAGCCATGGCTGCGTCAAGCCTGGAGAGATGCTTCTCGTCTTGGGTCGCCCCGGCTCTGGATGTACCACACTTCTCAACATGATTTCCAACAAGAGACGCGGTTACGCCAGCGTCAAGGGTGATGTCTTTTATGGTTCAATGACAGCCGGAGAAGCCCAGAGGTATCGCGGTCAGATCGTCATGAACactgaagaagaagtattCTATCCCGCCTTGACCGTTGGTCAGACCATGGACTTTGCCACTCGTCTCAAGCTCCCCTTTCAGCTCCCCCAAGGCGTCAACTCACATGAAGAACTTCGAACCCAGACAAGAGACTTTCTGCTCAAGTCCATGGGTATCGAACATACCATTGACACCAAGGTTGGCGATGCTTTTGTCCGTGGCGTTTCCGGAGGTGAACGAAAACGAGTATCCATTATCGAGACTATGGCCACCCAGGGTTCAGTCTTTTGCTGGGATAACTCTACTCGTGGTTTGGACGCAAGCAC TGCTTTGGAATACACCAAGGCTATCCGCGCAATGACTGATGTCATGGGCCTAGCCTCCGTGGTCACTCTCTACCAAGCCGGTAACGGCATTTACGACCTCTTCGATAAAGTCCTCGTCCTTGACGAAGGACATCAGGTCTACTATGGTCCCCTCAAGGAAGCCAAGCCTTTCATGGAGAGCATGGGTTTCATTTGTCAACATGGTGCCAATGTTGCAGATTATCTGACCGGAGTGACTGTTCCTACCGAGCGACAAGTCCATCACGACCACCAGGGTCGATTCCCACGAACAGCAAAAGCCCTCCGGGATGAGTACGAGAAGTCGCCGATTTACGAACGAGTACGATCTGAATATGACTATCCTACTTCCGACATCGCCAAGGCGAAGACAAAGGCTTTTCAAGATGGTGTTCGTCAATTCAAAGACAAGAAATTATCTGACAGCGATCCCATGACGGTCGGTTTTTTAGCTCAAACCAAAGCATCGATTATCCGGCAGTACCAGATTGTGTTAGGAGACAGGGCCACATTCTTGATCAAACAGCTATCCATGATCGTCCAAGCTCTCATCGCCGGTTCTCTCTTCTACAACGCTTCGGGTGACTCGAGCGGTTTGTTCGTCAAGTCTGGTGCCGTATTTGTTGCTCTTCTCAGTAATTCTCTCGTCTCAATGTCCGAGGTCACTGACTCCTTCACTGGCCGTCCTGTTCTTCTCAAGCATAAGTCCTTTGCTATGTATCATCCTGCTGCATTCTGCATTGCTCAGATTGCCGCTGACATACCAATCATATTGACACAAGTAACTACGTTTTCGGTTGTTGAGTACTTCATGGTTGGGCTTACTCGTACCGCTGGACATTTCTTTACCTTTTGGATCATCTTGGTTGCCATCACCATT TGTATTACCGCCCTCTTCCGAGCCATCGGTGCCGCCTTCAGCACTTTCGACGCTGCTTCCAAGGTCTCCGGACTTGTCATTACCGCTACAATCATGTACTCTGGCTATCTCATCCAGAAACCCTTGATGCACGATTGGTTCTTCTGGATCTTCTGGATCGACCCTCTGGCATATGCTTTCGACGCTCTGCTATCCAACGAATTTCACGGGAAGATCATCCCTTGTGTCGGCAACAGTCTTGTTCCCAGTGGCCCCGGCTTCAACGATGGCGATCACCAGGCTTGTGCCGGTGTAGGTGGAGCCAAGCCTGGCCAGACCTTTGTTACTGGTGATGACTACTTGGCTTCTCTGTCCTATGGACATGATCACCTCTGGAGGAACTTTGGCATTATCTGGGCTTGGTGGCTTCTCTTTGTGGTTGTTACCATCTTTTTCACTTCAAAATGGCATCCGGCAAAGGAGGACGGGCCCTCTCTCGTGATTCCCAGAGAGAACGCTCATATCACGGCAGCCCTTCGCCAGTCTGACGAAGAGGGCCAGACCAAGGGTGAAAAGAAGATGACTGGTAGTCAAGACGGTGGTGTTGTCTCGGGCGATGACACTGACGCCAGCGGTATCGCCGACAACCTAGTCCGCAACACTTCAGTCTTCACTTGGAAGAACCTGACTTACACCGTCAAGACACCCTCTGGGGACCGCGTTCTTCTCGACAACGTCCAAGGTTGGGTCAAGCCAGGTATGCTCGGAGCCCTCATGGGCGCCTCGGGTGCTGGAAAGACCACTCTTCTCGATGTTCTTGCACAGCGCAAGACAGATGGTACCATCCGTGGTTCAATCATGGTCGATGGTCGTCCTCTACCGGTTTCTTTCCAGCGCTCGGCAGGTTACTGTGAGCAACTCGATGTACATGAACCCTACGCTACCGTCCGCGAAGCCCTTGAATTCTCTGCCCTGCTTCGACAAAGCCGTGATACTCCTCGCGAGGAGAAGCTGAGATACGTCGACACCATTATTGATCTTCTCGAACTTCACGACATTGCCCATACCCTTATTGGAAAGGTTGGTGCTGGATTGAGCGTTGAGCAGCGCAAGCGAGTTACCATCGGCGTCGAGCTTGTCTCTAAGCCTAGTATTCTTATCTTCTTGGACGAGCCAACATCTGGACTCGATGGTCAGTCGGCCTTTAATACAATCCGCTTCCTACGAAAATTGGCTGCTGTTGGCCAAGCAGTCCTTGTCACTATCCACCAACCTTCCGCTCAGCTTTTTTCTCAGTTTGATAGTCTCCTCTTGCTTGCCAAGGGTGGAAAGACAGTTTATTTTGGCGACATCGGGGATCAGGCAAAGACCGTCTCTGACTACTTTGGCCGTTATGGCGCGCCTTGCCCCAAGGATGTCAACCCGGCTGAGTTCATCATTGATGTTGTCTCTGGTCATCGCGGCAAGGACTGGAATCAAGTCTGGCTATCCTCGCCTGAACACGCTGCCGTGGAGAAGGAACTTGATCACATCATCACCGATGCTGCCTCCAAGCCACCTGGCACCAACGACGATGGTCACGAGTTTGCTACCTCAGTCTGGGAGCAGACCAAGCTCGTCACCCAGCGTATGAATGTATCACTGTATCGTAACACAGActacatcaacaacaagtaTGCCCTACACGTCTTCTCGGCTCTCTTCAACGGCTTTACCTTCTGGCAGATCGGGTCATCAGTTGCTGAACTCCAACTTAAGCTGTTCACCATCTTCAATTTCATCTTTGTCGCACCTGGTGTCATGGCCCAACTCCAGCCTTTGTTTATTCAGCGTCGAGATATCTTTGAGACACGTGAGAAGAAGTCCAAGATGTACTCCTGGGTCGCTTTCGTTACCGGTCTTATCGTTTCCGAAGTTCCGTATCTGGTGGTATGCGCTGTCATTTACTACGTCTGCTGGTACTACACAGTTGGATTCTCTGATCACACGTCTCGTGCTGGAAGTACCTTTTTCGTTATGCTCATGTATGAGTTTATCTACACTGGTATCGGCCAGTTCATTGCCGCTTATGCGCCCAACGAAGTCTTCGCATCGCTTGTCAACCCACTCGTCCTCACTATCCTCGTTTCCTTCTGCGGTGTCCTTGTGCCATACGCTGGTATCCAAGTATTCTGGCGATATTGGCTTTACTACATCAACCCATTCAATTATCTGATGAGCAGCATGCTCACCTTCAGTGTGTGGGGTGCTGAGGTCAAGTGCAAGGAGAAGGAGTTTGCTCGCTTCAGTCCCCCGAATGGTACTACTTGTGGCGAATATCTGTCCGAGTGGCTCACCCAGGTTCCCAGTAACCTGATCAATCCTGATGCTACTGATGAGTGTATGGTGTGCTCGTACACCAAGGGCGAGGATTATCTTCGCACTCTCAACATCAAGGAATACTCCTACGGTTGGAGGAATGCTGGTATCACCGCTGCTTTTGTTTTTACTTCCTATGCTCTTGTTTATGTTTTGATGAAACTGCGAACAAAGACTTCTAAAAAGGCGGAGTAG